The DNA sequence aacggcgggtctcggccaccgtacattttttatgttaaaatgttgaagagCAGCCTTTAAACACATCTGTTACATTAGCGTTCACACCTCATTGGAACGTCTAATGTATGTCGCCTTCTGGTTTGGACTCATTTCTCGCCAGAGTCGGCCCCACTCCTTAATATGCTGGGATTTTTGACCTTTACGACCCCTGGTGGATGAACGTTGCTCCTTGCAGAACAATACAAAGCCATTgctggaaaaaaaagcaaccaAAGACAAAATTATGGCAAACATTTTCCTATTACTGCCAACGACCAGATTATTAGTTTAAACATGTCCTCATACATAGAAACCCATGAGCAGTGCAGCTTACTTAGGGGGTTTGGGAGGGAAGCCTTCTTCTTCATTCGCACCACCTTCCTTCTGCAGGAGAGGTCACATATATACAACTCAAATCTAATGCCAATGCTATATGGAtcaaatatttgatatcaagttGTTATTTGCCCAGTTAACCATACGAATGGTACACTGAACCTCAAAGCCAAGACTGACCAAAGAGACCGTACTTACATCTGCACggacttttctcttttttttctgccatgtttttgacACAGATGGATAGCTTGGGTTTTGTTCACTGAAAGCGAAAGAATTTGCTTTAAAACCAATGAACATTCATAGCCTCCTTTGCCAAATACCATGTGCACAGATTGAGACATTTGAGTCGATCTGTTACCAAAACTTCTGTTTCTGGTCTTGGTATTCTTCAGTTATGAGGGTgcatttctttttatacatatccTGTAAAAAGTCAAAAGATATTTTATGAGCCTTTACGACTAAGCAGCATGTTTattgttcttgttttgtttttttaagcagaccTTCTCCTCAACTGGAAGCATTTTGAATTTCTCGTTTGAAATCTTCAAAAGCTGTTGTGCGTTCATTTCTGGGTGTTCTTTTTTGAACTTGGCAGCGTTCTCCTTAAAGAAAGTAGCATTTGGAGGAGCAGGTTTCTTCGGATGGTACTGTTGGAAAAACATTTACTGAATATTCATACACTGTAAAACGTAGTATAAGCTGGGAATTTTCCTGGTAGATGAtatttaaagagcatattgcaggttagaattttttcaaaaatgatacctgaccttatgtgaaaatgactatgtgagaagttaatgtaggatttaatatattttacaagacataagggcatgtattcagaggaaaaagtggctgattttagccaagctcctacaaacgcttttttttccgaacaccgcgtcatatgacgcagcagcaaggagacgtctccacagctgccccatctgactgcccagaccccgtacacaggtagccgggtatctgcttaaccgaagatattttcctacgtttggacctgtcatccacatgaaaacgcaaataaacgaatgtttaaaaaaactccgggcaaagtgaagatttttgaaaactcagtttatgtagatgcatgtagacagagacagagagcagttttgcattttcgaacgtcacattatgctccaaaacgacaacaaatctgctctgagtctgacgtctaacgtgcaacctttgtttacaacagaactacagatgatccaccatctgtcctccaagctatttattaaataaacggtctctgctctggacagccgtttactgcgttacaccgacacagagcctacgccgtagggtacgcggcgacgcgcagccctacgccgtaccctacggcgcagggctgcgtcgattaaaggtgcgggtatgcttctgcgtcacacacacgcagagcacacggcgcacccgtgacgtcgtcacgaatccttcggacttctccgtctctccatttgatcgcggtgcagtaccccccgcggccactagttagcgatctttttctgaatggtttatccgactttttccggtcacagtaaatcaaagagataaggacaactattgtgcaaaaaacaaaaacaaaaaaaatcacatataaacgaagaaaagagccctggaagttcactactgattcaaaccggaaaccggaaatgcttcgctttcaaacgaaccaatcacagccctctcggtctgcgtgtggtcggcgtctcctcgacgcgtagttacaattttcaggaggtgcacgtcactgacggcgcatgtgacggcgtgtcctctgcgtgtacaaaaaccacacgccgtagacacggcgtcgttttgacgcagaagtataattcagccttaacgcggcagctccgtggtgggacacggggggactcggGCTCGTTACCAGAGAAGGAGACGCCGCTCCCGGGGAaactgcgccgcagaggcgtcCCGGAGGCCGGAagaacagatgatctacaggtttggaatgcttatgaatgtggtcgaaaacgcagatcttcggttatgtgtggaaggttttttttttttttttaaacaacgatgtaatgtggataaacgaagggggggaagtattcggttttaaaaatacccggctatttcggatgcatttaatcagaaaaaagagaagataataagccagttttctgtttagaaagtacaaacgtagacagattacaagtactcacccatttttaaggagttattttcggagtttctttcaggagcacggagcaggagtgctgcagtgaataaaggctgatttatggttccgcttaaaatcgacggcgtagcctacggtgtagggtacgcggcgcacgcagcgttcggtgcgtcgccgcgtaacctacgccgtagggtctgcgttggtgtaacgcggacccataaatcagccttttaaaaagcaagtttcagctgtcaatcaaaagaacgtggggggcctaacgcgttcgtaattataaggctgtggcccgtcatattggtgtgaatacacattcacaacctcttcagtgtcacaactaacattaagatccattatttttcctattgttgaaattcaccgcgctccctcccgatacgtcacttccggttcagctttttcagatgcggaagtaaaatactctcacaaaaacaactccggaggtcactgtagtatatatttatgcgtatttcaatgaaaattcagttcctacattattttcctacacattgattcacaggggtctccaacctgcaatatgctctttagtTAAAATACAGGCTTCACATGACCTGGGCTTAAATGTGCGGCACTTACCTTGTCAAGGGTCAAAATAACATCTTCAGCTTCAACTATGAGCTCCGTAAGGGACCGAGTCTTGCGGATCTGAGTAACAACAAAAGATATTTCAAATATATTACACTGTCTTTTAAAGTATTTCTGTCAGTAGTGTCTGTTGACTTCTTATTTTGTTTCTTCTGGCTTCTCTCTTTAGACCACTGTGGATCATCAGTTTCCAAACTTCACCTGTCTTCCACATCTTCTGTCACACCAACCAGCTGCATATGCTTTTGCGCCAGATCCACAAATATCGTCTTTATTCTtcctttttacattttctcttgctttttaaattttttcttaaCTTGCAGCTCCATCACCAGCAGCCTTCTGCCAGTGCCTTCACTATAACTCCTATAACCACTATAACGTATCAAACCATCTCAGTCTAGCATTTCTTGCTTAATGTCAAAGATGTTGAGCCTTGGCTGGTACTCTGATTCTTAATCTTGTCTTGAAACAATGTGTGCGTGAAATGAGATGGAAGGGGTCAGTCACATTCATTGTGCTCATATTAATAAAAAGCGGTACTTTCATACAAGCACGCGACCTGAAAAAGGGGGAAATGTTTTGCAAAGAAATTAGAGAATAAGCGCCCAATTACAGTCTCGTGAGACCAGCCTGTCTTTACAGGTTTTAGACACCAGCACTGACCAGGatatttagtctttttttttttttttttttttttaaatattggcCAAATCTGCACAATACAACCAGTGTCTCCTGTTGGTagcagaagagaaagaaaagataagaataAACATCATGATTTTAAGTCTCCTCTTCGCAGTTTTCCTCCattaatatacagtatgttgCCAAAAGTATTCTTGACTCGCATACGAACTTAAGTGATGTCCCATTCCTAATCCATAGGGTTCAATATGACGTAGGTCCCCCTTTTGCAGCTTCAACTCTTCTGGGAAGGCTGTCCACAAGGTTTGGGAGTGTGTTTACGGGAATTGTTGACCATTCTTCCAGAAGCGCATTTGTGAGGTCACACACCAATGGTGGACGAGAAGGTCTGGCTCTGATTCATCAGGTTGACGTCAGGCCGGTCATGTTCATCCACACCAGACTCTCTCTTCATGGACCTTGCTGTGTGCACTGGTGCACAGTCAAGCTGGAAAAGATCCAAACTTTCCCCACAAAGTTGGGAGCATGGAACTGTCCAACACCTCTTGGTATCCTGAAGCATTCAGAGTTCCTTTCACTGGAACTAATGGCCCTTGTccactagtaccacctcagctcgcttctacccgcctcgcccccgtcttgcgcttttccactaggggctgaggcgggtaaaggctggccaagtagatactgtttttgtaccttttctgccgaggttctaagcgggctgagtcggccctggatctgatgtcatcaccctccacgtcactgattggtcggggggcagggccgtcagacggggagtcagcaCGAGAACGTCTCGCAGCgttttttattatacagcgcaaacgtgtttggtgatccaactctgaggtgcagatgttcataaacctgggggctgacgagagaattaagaagggatgtagacggagataaggaacgatcagatccaccaggaggtctgttttactctcagccgctcgcggctccagctgatttctcatcagcgccgacatgaacaaagcggttgcgcaatcgagtacgtcacagcagcttcaccccaacccccccacttctcacctgggggggggggaaacaaacgaggacaaagtgggtggaggcggtacgaggcgtgacgagccgtcccgagccgcgctgagtaggtactagtggaaaagggccataagacGCCAAGCCCAGCTCCTGAAAAACAACCCCACACCTTAATTCTCCTGCCACCAATCTTTACACTTGGCACAATGCAGTCAGACAAGTACTGTTCTCCTGGCAACTGCCAAACCCAGGCTCATCCATCAGATTGCCGGATGGAGAAGCGGGATTGGTCACTTCAGAGAACGCGTCTCCGCTGCTCTAGAGTTCACAGTGGCGGCGCGCTTTACACCACTGCATCCCACGCTTTGCACTGCACTTGATAATGTACGGATTGGATGAAGCTGCTCAGCCATGGAAACTCATTCCATGGAGCTATCTGCGTACTGTTCTTGATCTAATCTGAAGGTGACAcatagggccagtcccaatccccccccactacccctacttttcagctctACCCCTAGATTTTGcccgttcccgtgagggtagtggtgtcccaattcctctttgcatgtaggggtagtggacataacgagggttagtgggtatgaatctagcccttaaaagcgaaggatttcagatgctgactagcCGACGGAGGCCCAGAGaatatttcccagaatgctttacgtcatcatttgcagagtcagactgaatcaaacaaaaaaacatggtggacatttctcattttttagtgaataaaatcaatattttgagttagtttctgcataaaaatgcattttgattacatttctagcgagaaatatatatttttctttcataatattcactcagtgaatgtacataatcactcgcttgctcgttgttgcgttgcATCTTCATAtcttgccagaataaaggcggatttatggttccgcattacaccaacgcagagcctacggcgtaggttacgccgtaggctctgcgtcgatttaacgcggaaccataattcaggcttaatgtgaagctgcaacgttttcaacctgatctcacaaacatccgtgaaatgcccaagaccgcttacgtacccgaacgtaaaccacgcagtgaagtagcaagtggtgtcccaatccctagggaagatcaCAAAGCCCTACcgcttgtggcttcattttgagggtaaagtggtagtgagtgagggctagtggtagtgggtagggggaacattgggattggccctaagttTGGAGGTCTGTAGCCATCGACTCTAAAAAGTTGGTGATCTCTTTGCACTATGCGCCTCAGCATCCGCTGACCCCGCTCCGTCGGTTGGTGGCTGAGTTGCTGTCATTCCCAAACTCTTCCATGTTCTTATAATACAGCTGACAGTGGAATATTTAGGAGCGAGGACATTTCACAACTGGATTTGTTGCACAGGTGGCATCCTATCACAGTTGGAATTCCCTGAGTCTCGACAGTGACCCATTCTTTCACAAATAGCTGTAAGAACAGTCTGCACGCCTCGGTGCTTGATTTCATACACCTGTGGCCTTGGAAGTGATCGGAACATCTGATTCAGATTATTTGGAAAAGAAGTGAAAAGTGAATGAATACTTTTGGCAATAAAGTATATCTTCATGTACCTGTGCTCAGCTCAAAACTGAGCTGAGCTTAATTCTTTTGTAAAGGGTAAAGGGTCTGAGCGTTAACTCCTGAAACATAGTATGTATTTGACCATGTATGAAACAGATATTTAAAAGCAGCCGACAGCTACATTTTTGACAAGTGGTATATTTGTTAATAAGTaaagccagtactggagttgagggggtatgaggggggatggcatcccccctgaaataaaaacgctccaaatcatcccccctgaaataaaaacggtccaaatcaccccccccccgaaaactgccatcccccttttccttgtcatttcatcagtgaatgtggttttactgctatttcaacatttagagtcatcaccagaaaaataacaccagaaaaataacttatttgaccattttcacctgtttcaagtacattttcacttgaaataagtaggaaaatctgccagtgggacaagatttatcttcttattacaagcaaaaagtagatttttctacttattttaagtgaaaatatacttgaaacaggtgaaaattgttgtttttttccagtgatgagtcttgttttaagggtaatgagatttctttccaaatcatcccccctgtaaaactgccatccctcctttccatcccttatgtcatttcatcaatgaatgtggttttactgctatttcaacatttagagtcatcaccagaaaaataacttatttgacaattttcacctgtttcaagtacattttcacttgatataagtaggaaaatctgccagtgggacaagatttatcttcttattaccagcaaaaaaatcttgttccactggcagatttttctacttatttcatgtgaaaatctacttgaagcaggtgaaaattgttgttttttccagtgatgagtattgttttaagtgtaatgggatttttgagtgatccatgttacttatcctgtgaaggacagagtcatattgataagttcagaaaagtgttttttattgttgtgttttgatgtatttgatgtaagcccagtggatatttaaagcttacagaaggctgcatttaactgctgctatgtcattcctgctgtatttctgcaggtgttttggtcactgctattatttgtaatatattatattatttgtaatcagcacaaattatctgtccccatatgataaaatccaccaccccccctgattcttttttacaactcgagtactgagtaaaACTAATAGCTAGATTTGCTGGTGGGGTTTGATCAGCTGCTCACCTTGGCCATCACCTCCATCCACTTCTGCTGGCATTCCTCGGCAGAGAAAGGAGGAAACGTCACTTTATTCCAGTCTACAGCTTTCAGTCCAGCAAGGtagccgctcctcctcccacggTTTGCTAAACAAGCTTTCATTGCAGTAAAAAGCCTCTGTAGGTTTTCTGTGGTCCATCCTGTAATAAGGACACAGTGAACCAGGTTTATCCCAACAAGCTGAGACTCTGCTCTCACGTGGGGAACATTTCTCAGAGTGGATTTTGATACATTTACCCACCAGATTCCGCAGTCCCGGGTTCTTCTGAAGACATTTCCAAAACCAAAATCGTTTCCTTTAAGTGTACTGAAATTCAGCTCAGCTACAAGCTGAGAACAGTCTAACATTAGAAATACACAAGGAAAAGAGAAATACTGCAGCCAATgggcttcttcttctttgccTCTCAGTTTGTTGATAAAGAATATTGGCGGATTCCCTATGGCAGAGTAAGACAGACGCCCCCTATCGACCGGGAGGTGTAAAACAAAATGTTGTACCTCATCGGACGATGCCGAACTCATCTCCCGGTACCAAAACGCCGACATATgcagcatacaggactgtctcagaaaattagaatattgtgattttctgtaatataattacaaaaacaaaaatgtcatacattctggattcattacaaatcaactgaaatattgcaagccttttattattttaacattgctgatcatggcttacagcttaagaaaactcaaatatcctatctcaaaaaattagaatattctgggaatcttaatcttaaactgtaaaccataatcagcaatattaaaataataaaaggcttgcaatatttcagttgatttgtaatgaatccagaatgtatgacatttttgtttttttaattgcattacagaaaataaagaactttatcacaatattctaattttctgagacagtcctgtatactgcacacatgcaaatgtctctcaaatgtatatttttatcattttaggtCTGTGCAGCCTAtctgatagttttttttttgtttttttaaatgtttttttgttgttgttttttcactgTATGACTGCactatactgtatttttatgttcaggaccccaggaagactagaggcacatttgtgtgcttctaatggggatccttaaataaactaaactaaactaaaacattCAGCATAATGGACAGTTTTCAAACTCCCTTaaataatatgatttttttttttgttaaagatTAAATTAAGCCGTTCGTCATAAACATTTGAAACTAGTTAGAATTTTTTTTCAGACCACTTGTGACTTTTGGCCATATTGTCACACAATTGTATTGCTAATTTTAATCTAATAAAATCCCTTAACAAAAACATGGAACATTTCAGGCATATATTATCTATTTTAGGTCAGGGTGTCTGTCATAATAATTTTCATAACATATAAATAGCAGCTTTATGTAAAGGTTCTTCtgcccatacctgtcaagttttggatttaaaaatacaggaaattgTCTGCCGCTGTCCCACCGGCCCAACCAgagtccagtatcttacatgttaagacagatttacgttaaatctaaaataactacctgtcaaacctttataaactacaattatgtgctgaGAATCTGACCTGAATCTGGCCtatctttgttgacactgaaatgctgtggataTTCCTATgcatgtaattcctataatagagcctacacaaaaacacaaaagtggattaaagcacatttatttattttgaatattttcagTTAATATACACAttaattgtcttcaagtgaaacatttacattttcttttaagttgtcattttcactcatgtggctctctggcattcactgactgatgacacagacaCATGTTTCTATATCttatctttaggaaagtaaatttggtttcccatttttagagatatttacaccaagtcttcttcttttttgtcataAATATCTTCACTCTGtttacatccatccatatctGTTTGTTCcagttgttgccactaacctccagagaactgccacccagggtGCAgcgggtggcagttctcgcgaggttagtggcaattcagtttgctgttcaaaaattattatattataaaactggaaatttacgggaaaatactaatacgggaggatggCGAGAAAGAGGGGTGAAATATGCCACCAAGCTATAATAAACTCTATAACATATTAGACTTTAAATGATGTAAACATCAACCAAATACATGTAattgttaaaaaatatatatattgatgCCATGTTTATGGGGGGGTGGGTGGTGGGGTTGGGCGAGACAGCGGTCTGCCTGCATACAAATATCCTGCCAGTAGGTGGCAGTGTCACTCCGTGTAACTCATGTATTCTGGATACACACAGCAGTTCTTCTCCTGACTCCGTTAAGTAAATACTGTTTCTGAAGTAACTTGCCTGCTAGCCTTCTTTCATTATTACTACACAACAAGGAGGAACTAATGTTTTGACGCCGGAACCGCTGGGCTACGGCGTTGTTCACGGCGGAACAGTTAAACAGCGTTCAGGCAGTGTGTACAGGTTGTTGGCTACGCTGTTCAGGTGCAAAGGATGGAGACATTTTTGACagggatgaaaagaaaaacatgcgaTGCTTctgaaacaaacaagacaaagagCTCAGCTGACAGTCATCAACCAAAAACCAAGACCAGAAAATGTGATGAAGCCTAACTTGCTCTTGGGTTCATGGTGAATGTGGTGGGAGATGAGGAGCGACCCATTTGTGTTTTATGTCTGAAAACTCTGGCAGCTGACAGTATGAGACCCAACAAATTAAAAAGACACTTGGAGACATTACACCCCATCCACGTTAACAAGCCACTTGAGTTTTTTCAGAGAAACCTCGGCGAATACCGTCAGCGGGAACATAGTTTTGTAAAAGCTGCATCAGTGAACAGCAAAGCCCTTTTAGCATCATACATAGTCGCGTACAGAGTTGCGCAGTGCAAGAAGCCACACACGATcgcagagcagctcatcctccCCGCAGCTTTAGATATGGTGTCAACAATGCTTGATGAGAAAAGCGCAGAAAAATTGAAGGCCATCCCACTTTCCAATGACACGGTCGCGAGACGTATAAGCTAGGGACAGGAGTTGCAAATTAGCAATAGCTATAAACTCTATGTGCAGAACATCAGTGGCTGTCATTGTACTGAAACTATGTTTaaactgcattgtccctatcaactaaaccaataaaataaaaaaaagcgacATTTCAGAGGATCTTGAAGAACAACTTCTTGAAAAAACGAAAGACTAACGTTTTGCCATATAAGTGGATGAGGCTACCGACAGCAACCTACCACTCACTTTGTGAGGAGA is a window from the Cololabis saira isolate AMF1-May2022 chromosome 19, fColSai1.1, whole genome shotgun sequence genome containing:
- the LOC133419015 gene encoding upstream-binding factor 1-like protein 1 translates to MSSEEPGTAESGWTTENLQRLFTAMKACLANRGRRSGYLAGLKAVDWNKVTFPPFSAEECQQKWMEVMAKIRKTRSLTELIVEAEDVILTLDKYHPKKPAPPNATFFKENAAKFKKEHPEMNAQQLLKISNEKFKMLPVEEKDMYKKKCTLITEEYQDQKQKFCEQNPSYPSVSKTWQKKKRKVRADKEGGANEEEGFPPKPPNNGFVLFCKEQRSSTRGRKGQKSQHIKEWGRLWREMSPNQKATYIRRSNEMKKEYKTKLCLYVDRFDGKKRQQILRENDINLDTMKLKEVRCGEVLPNEPKMPPKSGSVIFCQRQMEIMKHKIPITQERFGMVNKMWSHLPAVEKEQYNNEVKDKKRKYTEELRNWFKTLTPQQQREYQESNPRKAKHLQAKQGNMELEELHLNLPSKPQYFQAKRGNMELEELHLNLPSDSEDELIEISSSEEEGNFITFCVGEDDDEDCYADDIMFEI